The Nerophis lumbriciformis linkage group LG07, RoL_Nlum_v2.1, whole genome shotgun sequence genome window below encodes:
- the LOC140678963 gene encoding patr class I histocompatibility antigen, A-108 alpha chain-like, with product MYGCEWNDETDEVKGWRQEGHDGEDFISLDMKTWTWTAAKPQAFPDKLKWDQNIFLLDHLKYYFTEHCPSYLKKYVKNGKKVLMRTELPEVFLLQKTPSSPVTCMATGFYPDLADLFWRKDGEQIFEDVEHGELLPNHDGTFQMSVELKVEVTAEVEGKYECVFQLSGVKEDLVTKLERRSILSNASHEAGHGGVELSEMVAAEG from the exons ATGTATggatgtgaatggaatgatgagactgatgaggtTAAAGGTTGGCGTCAGGAAGGTCATGATGGAGAAGATTTCATATCGTTGGACATGAAGACATGGACATGGACTGCAGCAAAACCACAAGCTTTCCCCGACAAACTCAAGTGGGACCAGAACATATTTCTACTAGACCACCTGAAGTATTATTTCACTGAGCATtgtccttcttacttgaagaagtatgtgaagaatgggaagaaggtcctaatgagaacag agcttccagaggtgttcctcctccagaagacgccatcctctccagtcacctgcatggcgacaggtttctaccccgacTTAGCAGACctgttttggaggaaagacggcgagcagatcttcgaggacgtggagcacggagagctgctccccaaccacgacggaaccttccagatgtcggtggagctgaaagtggaggtgacggccgaggtggagggcaagtacgaatgtgtgttccagctgtctggcgtcaaggaggacctggtcaccaagctggagagaagaagcatcctgagcaacgcaagccatgaag CTGGCCACGGCGGCGTGGAGCTCTCCGAGATGGTGGCGGCTGAAGGCTGA